A stretch of the Malus sylvestris chromosome 10, drMalSylv7.2, whole genome shotgun sequence genome encodes the following:
- the LOC126584736 gene encoding WAT1-related protein At4g08300-like, with the protein MLQLMSCGTCYRMGFARFKPHILMVLAQIGYTFLYLITAASFDHGMNPHVFVTYRHIVGGFVMFPFAYFLERKVRPKLTLAVFLEIFLLSLLGVSLTLNLYFASLKYTSPTFVTSVANTIPSITFIIAVILRMEAVDVRNPRGIAKIFGTLISLAGAMTMTLYKGPAVRSSPGAPKHITSNSVHENWTKGSILLIGSCISWSAWFIMQAITLKKYPAQLSLTTWINCIGAAQSAVFTVTIQHKRVAWSIRYNNDFWSIIYAGVVCSGIMVFIQLWCTKQKGPVFVTMFSPLATVLVAVMAYFILGERLHVGRILGAVIITIGLYMVLWGKDRDQNVIRSQEQTILTSNEQMKPKIQTDTSTGSSK; encoded by the exons ATGTTGCAGTTAATGAGCTGTGGCACCTGTTACAGGATGGGCTTCGCAAGATTCAAGCCGCACATTCTCATGGTTTTGGCACAGATCGGTTATACATTTCTCTACTTGATTACAGCTGCATCCTTCGATCATGGGATGAACCCTCATGTCTTTGTAACGTATCGACATATAGTAGGTGGCTTCGTGATGTTTCCATTTGCCTATTTTCTTGAAAG AAAAGTAAGGCCAAAGTTGACACTAGCAGTGTTTCTGGAGATATTTTTACTTTCTCTGCTAGG GGTTAGCTTAACCCTTAATTTGTATTTTGCGAGCTTGAAGTACACGTCTCCAACCTTTGTCACATCGGTCGCCAACACCATTCCGTCCATAACTTTTATAATTGCAGTCATACTCAG GATGGAGGCTGTAGATGTTAGGAATCCCCGTGGAATAGCTAAAATCTTCGGAACCTTAATATCTTTGGCTGGAGCCATGACCATGACCTTGTACAAAGGACCTGCCGTGCGAAGCTCACCAGGAGCTCCAAAACACATCACAAGTAACTCTGTTCACGAAAACTGGACGAAGGGATCAATCCTCCTCATTGGAAGTTGTATATCATGGTCCGCATGGTTCATAATGCAG GCAATCACACTGAAGAAATATCCTGCACAACTGTCACTAACCACATGGATAAATTGTATTGGGGCAGCACAATCGGCTGTTTTCACAGTAACAATACAACACAAAAGGGTAGCATGGAGTATTAGATACAACAATGACTTCTGGTCCATCATCTATGCT GGAGTTGTATGCTCGGGTATAATGGTCTTCATTCAACTGTGGTGCACAAAACAAAAAGGACCAGTTTTTGTGACCATGTTCAGTCCCCTTGCAACGGTATTGGTGGCAGTTATGGCATACTTCATTCTTGGTGAAAGACTGCACGTTGGCAG AATACTGGGAGCAGTCATTATCACCATCGGTCTCTACATGGTTTTATGGGGCAAAGATAGAGATCAAAATGTTATCAGGTCGCAAGAGCAAACTATATTAACTAGTAATGAGCAGATGAAACCCAAGATACAAACGGACACAAGTACAGGGTCCTCCAAATAG